A stretch of the Pseudomonas helvetica genome encodes the following:
- a CDS encoding response regulator transcription factor: MLSVLIADDHPVVVAAVKMLLAALKDSNGREMFQTILESFNGVEALQTILTQSPDLVVLDLNIPRLGGLELLSRLQRDQSLSRVVVFTSCEPRFYVDRCMRAGALGFVSKTNDLQELRKAVQAVMSGYMYFPQLDSSSVSLDPLQLNESQMIGKLSDRELSIFRYLALGFSNKEIAKAMNLSHKTISTYKTRLIAKLNVKSLVHLREFAIRNQLI, encoded by the coding sequence ATGCTGTCAGTGCTGATCGCGGATGATCATCCGGTTGTTGTGGCCGCTGTCAAAATGCTGCTTGCGGCACTCAAGGATTCCAATGGCAGAGAGATGTTCCAGACTATTCTGGAGTCATTCAATGGTGTTGAGGCCCTGCAAACGATCCTTACCCAGTCACCTGATCTGGTGGTGCTGGATCTGAATATTCCCAGGCTTGGCGGGTTGGAACTGCTGAGTCGTCTGCAGCGCGATCAGTCACTTTCCCGGGTTGTGGTCTTCACCTCCTGTGAGCCCAGGTTCTATGTCGACCGCTGCATGAGAGCCGGGGCCTTGGGCTTTGTCTCGAAAACCAATGACCTGCAAGAGCTGCGTAAAGCCGTTCAAGCGGTGATGTCTGGCTATATGTATTTCCCTCAACTGGACTCCAGCTCAGTGAGTCTGGATCCGCTGCAACTCAACGAGTCGCAGATGATCGGGAAACTCTCCGACCGTGAACTGAGCATCTTTCGATACCTGGCGCTCGGCTTTAGCAACAAGGAAATCGCTAAAGCCATGAACCTCAGCCACAAGACCATCAGTACCTACAAAACCCGTTTGATCGCAAAGCTCAATGTGAAATCCCTGGTTCACTTGAGAGAATTCGCCATACGCAATCAGCTGATCTGA
- a CDS encoding response regulator yields MPNKALRILIADEQHFHRMKIERRLNQLGYYRIAPVHSLVELLSVVEYGCEPFDLVIINATLCTGTGLDLVAFCQDNQQICHTLIYDAQKAGLPALFAVQQHNVRISQDRVPDQETLEGLMSRVDIPAHGSRRGHARQQGGLRA; encoded by the coding sequence ATGCCGAATAAAGCGTTACGTATCCTGATCGCCGATGAGCAGCATTTTCATCGCATGAAAATCGAGCGCAGGCTGAATCAGCTCGGTTACTACCGAATTGCCCCCGTGCACTCCCTTGTAGAGCTGCTCAGCGTTGTCGAATACGGCTGTGAGCCGTTTGATCTGGTGATCATCAATGCAACCTTGTGTACCGGGACCGGCCTGGACCTGGTGGCGTTCTGCCAAGACAACCAGCAGATCTGTCATACATTGATCTACGATGCCCAGAAAGCCGGCCTGCCCGCGTTGTTTGCCGTCCAGCAGCACAACGTGCGGATCAGCCAGGATCGCGTACCGGACCAGGAAACCCTCGAAGGGCTGATGAGTCGCGTCGATATACCGGCTCACGGTTCCCGGCGTGGGCACGCCCGGCAGCAGGGCGGTTTGCGCGCCTGA
- a CDS encoding MFS transporter, with translation MANPYQALFNAPGSRAFVLAGMVARMPISMTGIGLITMLSQLQGGYALAGSVAATFALATAFCAPQVSRMVDRFGQGRVLPVSALVGGCALLLLLLCTRLQAPNWTLFVFAALAGCMPNMSAMVRARWTELYRGQPQLQTAYALESVLDEVCFIVGPPLSVGLCVVVFPEAGPLVALLMLAIGVSAFVLQRSTEPSVHPHDADQPGSVVGSGDIRLLMLLMGAMGTIVGVVDVVSVAFAQQQGQPAAASIVLSVYAIGSCLAGLAFGALKPDVPLPRLFLYGGVATALTTLPLLLAGNILGLSLAVFVAGLFFAPTLIVAMGLVERIVPPAKLTEGLTWLITGLSIGVAIGAAGSGWLVDAFGARSGFWLSIAAGAVVLGSAIQSYRRLK, from the coding sequence ATGGCAAATCCCTATCAAGCGCTATTCAACGCCCCTGGCAGCCGCGCCTTTGTGCTGGCGGGAATGGTCGCGCGCATGCCGATCTCGATGACCGGCATCGGCCTGATCACCATGCTCTCGCAGTTGCAGGGCGGTTACGCGTTGGCCGGGTCAGTGGCGGCGACCTTTGCCTTGGCCACGGCGTTTTGCGCGCCGCAGGTGTCGCGCATGGTCGACCGTTTTGGTCAGGGCCGGGTGCTGCCGGTTTCGGCCTTGGTCGGCGGTTGCGCGTTGTTGTTGCTGTTGCTCTGTACACGATTGCAAGCGCCGAACTGGACACTGTTTGTGTTCGCCGCGCTGGCCGGTTGCATGCCGAACATGTCGGCGATGGTCCGGGCGCGCTGGACCGAGCTGTATCGTGGTCAACCGCAGTTACAAACCGCCTATGCGCTGGAGTCGGTGCTGGATGAGGTGTGTTTTATCGTCGGACCGCCACTCTCGGTGGGGCTGTGCGTGGTGGTGTTTCCCGAGGCCGGGCCGTTGGTGGCGTTGCTGATGTTGGCGATTGGGGTGAGCGCGTTTGTGTTGCAGCGCAGCACCGAGCCGTCGGTGCATCCGCATGACGCCGATCAACCGGGTTCGGTCGTGGGTTCAGGGGATATACGCCTGTTGATGCTGTTGATGGGCGCCATGGGCACCATCGTCGGGGTGGTGGATGTGGTCAGCGTGGCCTTCGCCCAGCAGCAAGGCCAGCCAGCAGCGGCGAGCATCGTGCTGTCGGTGTATGCCATCGGCTCGTGCCTGGCCGGGTTGGCGTTCGGCGCGTTGAAACCCGACGTGCCGTTGCCGCGTTTGTTTCTGTACGGCGGAGTGGCGACGGCGCTGACCACGCTGCCGTTGCTGCTGGCGGGGAACATTCTCGGGTTGTCGCTGGCGGTGTTTGTTGCCGGGCTGTTTTTCGCACCGACGTTGATTGTCGCCATGGGGTTGGTGGAGCGCATCGTGCCACCCGCCAAACTCACGGAAGGCCTGACCTGGCTGATCACCGGCCTGAGCATCGGCGTGGCGATCGGCGCAGCAGGTTCCGGCTGGCTGGTGGATGCCTTCGGCGCACGCAGCGGGTTCTGGCTGTCGATTGCGGCGGGGGCGGTGGTGCTGGGTTCGGCCATCCAGAGTTATCGACGACTCAAATGA